The Paenibacillus sophorae genome has a segment encoding these proteins:
- a CDS encoding glycosyltransferase, which translates to MMENQMFTGPDEAGEILFSVLIPAHNEEKYITKCLDSIAAASENSVGRVEVIVILNRCTDKTEEIARSYNCVIVHDDRKNLSQIRNSGAAAARGEIIVTIDADSRMTANMFSEIEWHLSGGKYIGGGTTGRFERMSLGIAVSALVLLVPMAIKYGAISVGIFWCRKSDFDAIGGFNEEMLMSEDADFAWRLKKWGKRSGKKYGMLTKAYMITSCRKFDQEGDWYLVKHPGLILAYLKGTDHRHADKAYYENQGR; encoded by the coding sequence ATTATGGAAAACCAAATGTTCACAGGGCCGGATGAAGCGGGAGAGATTCTCTTCTCCGTTCTGATTCCCGCGCATAACGAAGAAAAGTATATCACGAAATGCCTGGACTCTATTGCTGCCGCCTCGGAGAACTCCGTTGGACGGGTTGAGGTCATCGTCATTCTGAACCGCTGCACCGACAAGACGGAAGAAATCGCCCGCTCATATAACTGCGTCATTGTACACGACGACCGTAAAAATTTATCGCAAATCCGAAACAGCGGCGCAGCGGCTGCCAGAGGAGAAATCATCGTGACGATCGACGCGGACAGCCGGATGACGGCTAACATGTTCTCTGAAATCGAGTGGCATTTGTCCGGGGGAAAATATATCGGCGGCGGCACCACCGGAAGATTCGAGCGGATGAGCCTTGGCATCGCCGTATCCGCACTGGTGCTCCTTGTGCCGATGGCGATTAAATACGGAGCGATCTCGGTAGGTATTTTCTGGTGCCGCAAGAGCGACTTCGACGCCATCGGCGGCTTTAATGAAGAGATGCTGATGTCCGAGGATGCCGATTTTGCCTGGCGGCTCAAGAAATGGGGGAAACGTTCCGGGAAAAAGTACGGCATGCTGACCAAAGCCTATATGATTACCTCCTGCCGAAAGTTCGATCAAGAAGGAGACTGGTATCTTGTCAAGCATCCAGGGCTGATTCTCGCCTACTTGAAGGGAACCGACCACCGGCATGCCGACAAAGCCTATTACGAGAATCAAGGAAGATAG